A stretch of Desulfitobacterium dichloroeliminans LMG P-21439 DNA encodes these proteins:
- the asnS gene encoding asparagine--tRNA ligase, with amino-acid sequence MENALVKSIYRDPGPYLKKEIQISGWVRTLRVSKTFGFIEINDGSFFKNIQVVFEETLSNFEEIAKVTTGSSLIIKGQLVESPGAKQPFELKAQAIEIEGTCAADYPLQKKRHSFEYLRTIAHLRPRTNTFSAVFRVRSLVAYAIHRFFQEKGFVYVHTPIITGSDAEGAGEMFRVTTLDLEALPRTEEGQLDFAKDFFGKETNLTVSGQLNAETYSMAFRNVYTFGPTFRAENSNTARHAAEFWMIEPEIAFADLEDDMELAEEMMKYLVTYVLENAPEEMAFFNEFVDKTLLSRLENIVNSDFGRVTYTEAIEILKKEHDRFEYPVEWGADLQTEHERFLTEHIYKKPVFVIDYPKDIKAFYMRLNDDQKTVAAMDLLVPGVGEIIGGSQREERLEALEKRMVELGLRQEDYSWYLDLRKYGGTRHAGYGLGFERVIMYLTGVANIRDVIAFPRTVHNADF; translated from the coding sequence ATGGAAAATGCCTTAGTCAAATCGATTTATCGTGACCCCGGCCCTTATCTCAAAAAAGAGATTCAGATTTCGGGATGGGTGCGAACACTCAGGGTATCTAAAACCTTTGGTTTTATCGAAATCAACGATGGTTCCTTTTTTAAGAATATCCAAGTGGTCTTTGAGGAAACCTTAAGTAACTTTGAAGAGATAGCCAAAGTTACCACGGGCAGTTCCCTGATCATAAAAGGGCAACTTGTAGAATCCCCCGGGGCCAAACAGCCTTTTGAACTCAAGGCACAAGCTATTGAGATTGAGGGAACCTGCGCGGCGGATTATCCTTTGCAGAAAAAACGTCACTCCTTTGAATATTTGCGGACAATCGCTCATTTGCGGCCACGGACCAATACCTTTTCTGCTGTATTTCGGGTTCGTTCTTTGGTTGCCTACGCGATTCATAGATTCTTCCAGGAGAAAGGCTTCGTGTATGTCCATACTCCTATCATCACCGGTAGTGATGCTGAAGGAGCCGGAGAAATGTTTCGGGTCACCACCCTTGATCTGGAGGCTTTGCCGCGAACTGAAGAAGGTCAGTTGGATTTCGCCAAGGACTTCTTTGGCAAAGAAACCAACCTAACCGTGAGTGGTCAGTTGAATGCAGAGACCTACAGCATGGCATTCCGTAATGTCTATACCTTCGGACCCACCTTTCGCGCTGAGAACTCCAATACCGCTCGCCATGCTGCCGAATTCTGGATGATTGAACCGGAGATTGCTTTTGCTGATTTAGAAGACGATATGGAACTTGCAGAAGAAATGATGAAGTATTTAGTCACCTATGTCTTGGAAAATGCGCCGGAAGAGATGGCTTTCTTCAATGAATTTGTCGATAAAACTCTCTTGAGTCGTTTGGAGAACATTGTAAATTCTGATTTCGGACGTGTGACCTACACAGAGGCTATTGAAATCCTGAAAAAGGAGCACGATCGGTTTGAATATCCTGTCGAGTGGGGAGCCGATCTACAAACGGAGCACGAACGATTCCTAACCGAGCATATTTATAAGAAGCCTGTCTTTGTCATCGATTATCCTAAAGATATCAAAGCCTTCTACATGCGCCTTAATGATGATCAAAAGACCGTAGCGGCCATGGACCTGCTCGTTCCCGGCGTTGGCGAAATCATCGGAGGCAGTCAGCGTGAAGAACGGTTAGAAGCTTTAGAAAAGAGAATGGTAGAGTTAGGCCTTCGTCAAGAGGACTATAGCTGGTACCTAGATTTGCGTAAATATGGAGGCACTCGTCATGCCGGCTATGGATTAGGCTTTGAACGGGTGATTATGTATCTTACGGGAGTTGCCAATATTCGTGATGTCATTGCCTTCCCGAGAACAGTGCATAATGCTGATTTTTAA
- the lysA gene encoding diaminopimelate decarboxylase, translating into MAVKNLPFSQEQLMKIIQQFGTPFHIYDEQAIRLNARRLQAAFAWAPEFKEYFAVKALPNPHILKILREEGFGADCSSMAELILAEAARITEENIMFTSNNTPAEEYIKARELWAIINLDDITHIDYLEKHAGIPEVISFRYNPGSLRAGNAIIGNPEDSKYGLTKEQLFQAYKIVRDKGAKRFGLHTMIISNELKPEFFIETAEMMFDLAIELKEKLGIRLEFVNFGGGIGIPYRPEQEPVDLGYIGEGVRKAYEERIIPNDLDPLRICLECGRMVTGPYGYLVTRVLHKKQIYKDYVGVDASMSDLMRPGMYGAYHHISVVGKEDLPRDHIYDVAGALCENNDKFAVDRELPRVDIGDIIVIHDTGAHGHAMGFNYNGKLRHAELLLQPDGSVRIIRRAETLDDYFATLDFSDL; encoded by the coding sequence ATGGCAGTGAAGAATTTGCCTTTTTCCCAAGAACAGTTAATGAAGATTATCCAGCAGTTTGGCACGCCTTTTCATATTTATGACGAGCAGGCCATTCGACTAAATGCCCGGAGACTACAGGCAGCTTTTGCTTGGGCTCCAGAGTTTAAAGAGTACTTTGCAGTGAAGGCTCTCCCCAATCCACATATCCTCAAAATTCTCCGGGAAGAAGGCTTTGGAGCAGATTGCAGTTCCATGGCTGAGCTGATTTTAGCTGAGGCGGCTAGAATTACTGAGGAGAATATCATGTTCACCTCCAATAACACTCCCGCTGAAGAATATATAAAGGCTAGGGAATTATGGGCGATTATTAACCTAGACGACATCACCCACATTGATTATCTGGAAAAGCATGCGGGTATACCGGAAGTGATTTCTTTCCGCTATAACCCCGGGTCATTACGAGCAGGTAATGCTATTATTGGGAATCCCGAGGACTCCAAGTATGGCTTGACGAAGGAGCAATTGTTCCAAGCTTATAAAATTGTTCGTGATAAGGGTGCGAAGCGTTTTGGCCTGCATACCATGATTATTTCGAACGAACTCAAGCCAGAATTTTTTATTGAGACAGCAGAAATGATGTTTGACTTAGCGATTGAATTGAAAGAGAAGTTGGGTATCCGTTTGGAGTTTGTAAACTTTGGTGGCGGTATTGGCATCCCCTATCGTCCTGAGCAAGAACCAGTTGATTTGGGGTATATCGGCGAGGGGGTACGGAAAGCTTACGAAGAAAGGATTATCCCCAATGACTTAGATCCCTTGCGCATTTGTTTGGAATGCGGGCGGATGGTGACAGGACCCTATGGTTATCTGGTAACACGGGTATTGCATAAGAAGCAGATTTATAAGGATTATGTGGGTGTGGATGCCAGCATGTCGGACCTTATGCGTCCAGGTATGTATGGAGCCTATCATCATATTTCCGTTGTGGGAAAAGAGGATCTACCCAGAGATCATATCTACGATGTGGCAGGTGCCCTATGTGAGAATAACGATAAGTTTGCTGTGGATCGTGAACTCCCTCGAGTGGATATTGGAGATATTATTGTCATCCATGATACAGGTGCCCACGGGCATGCGATGGGTTTTAACTATAACGGTAAGCTTCGTCATGCAGAATTGTTGCTGCAGCCTGACGGTAGTGTGAGAATAATTCGCCGGGCTGAGACTCTGGATGATTATTTTGCCACCTTGGACTTTAGCGATCTATAA
- the ybaK gene encoding Cys-tRNA(Pro) deacylase, whose translation MAQKTNAARILDQARIPYELMPYEVDEADLSATTVAQKVGMPPELIYKTLVTRGDKTGILVACIPAHYELNLKALAQVSGNKKVEVVALKEVQPLTGYIRGGVSPLGTKKKYPVFFQEDILMHEKIAISAGTRGLQIYVRAQDLLKATQGQVGAIAHFATLD comes from the coding sequence ATGGCCCAGAAAACCAATGCCGCTCGGATTCTCGACCAAGCCCGCATACCTTATGAACTGATGCCTTATGAAGTGGATGAAGCGGACCTCTCTGCCACCACTGTTGCCCAGAAGGTTGGCATGCCTCCAGAGCTAATCTATAAAACACTCGTCACACGAGGGGATAAAACAGGTATTCTTGTGGCTTGCATCCCTGCTCATTATGAGCTTAATCTTAAAGCTTTAGCGCAGGTTAGTGGCAACAAAAAGGTTGAAGTTGTTGCACTCAAAGAAGTACAGCCTTTGACCGGTTATATCCGAGGTGGTGTATCACCCTTAGGTACCAAGAAGAAGTATCCCGTATTTTTTCAGGAAGATATCTTGATGCACGAGAAAATCGCCATCAGCGCAGGGACACGGGGACTGCAAATCTATGTTCGCGCCCAAGATTTGCTTAAAGCCACACAAGGACAAGTAGGTGCAATTGCGCATTTTGCTACTTTAGACTAA
- a CDS encoding sulfite exporter TauE/SafE family protein has translation MIATIIKKVIWVEEGVDLELLSLELWLMMFGIVFCATFTQVLTGFGFGLIAVPLLLFILPSQQALIAGMILSMLSSALQGVQMRHLARWDLIFRLLFFSIPGLALGVILSEYMNGLYIKGIVGSVLIGYVGWQWFRIKASPSEVVAVDESEGVDQGLKTFSILFILVAFSSGLLNGLAAIPGPPIVALLINHLKKDAFQATTVNFFFLQYAVTTVSKSVLFDGNFDFPFAVLLFSMMLAIALGYLIGQPVRKRINEDQFKKVVYGLLLIIGLTSVSEPILLLLN, from the coding sequence ATGATAGCTACGATAATCAAAAAAGTTATCTGGGTTGAAGAAGGTGTTGATTTGGAGTTGTTATCCTTAGAATTATGGCTGATGATGTTCGGAATTGTTTTCTGTGCGACCTTCACTCAAGTCTTAACTGGTTTTGGCTTCGGACTGATTGCAGTTCCTCTTCTCTTATTTATCTTACCAAGTCAACAAGCACTCATAGCGGGAATGATCTTATCGATGCTATCGTCTGCCTTGCAAGGGGTTCAAATGCGTCACTTAGCTCGCTGGGATTTGATTTTCCGTCTATTATTTTTCAGTATTCCGGGTCTCGCCCTGGGTGTTATATTAAGTGAGTATATGAACGGGCTATATATTAAGGGAATCGTAGGTAGTGTCCTCATAGGCTATGTAGGGTGGCAGTGGTTTAGAATTAAAGCGTCTCCTTCGGAAGTTGTTGCTGTAGACGAATCGGAAGGAGTAGATCAAGGCCTCAAGACCTTTTCCATCTTATTTATACTCGTTGCCTTCTCTTCGGGACTTCTTAACGGCTTGGCAGCTATTCCCGGGCCTCCTATCGTAGCGCTGCTTATAAATCATCTGAAAAAGGATGCTTTCCAAGCCACGACTGTCAACTTTTTCTTTTTGCAATATGCCGTGACAACGGTCTCCAAGTCAGTTCTTTTTGATGGGAATTTTGATTTCCCCTTTGCTGTCTTGCTGTTTAGCATGATGCTGGCTATTGCCCTGGGCTATCTAATTGGGCAGCCTGTTAGAAAACGAATCAATGAAGATCAATTTAAGAAAGTTGTTTACGGACTGCTTCTGATCATCGGCTTAACATCGGTTAGCGAACCAATTCTCCTATTATTGAATTAA
- a CDS encoding alanine/glycine:cation symporter family protein, with product MEALHNFIIWLNGYLWGPPILVLLFGTHLFLTFRTRFIQRYIFKGIKLSLTKDPDAAGDVSQFGALTTALAATIGTGNIVGVATAVALGGPGAVLWCWLTGVFGIATKYGEALLAVKYRVKTSDGTMLGGPMYALERGLGMKWLAVLFSIFTSIAAFGIGNMTQANSISGMLDNQFQINPIITGIFLASLTGIVIIGGVKSIARVCEKFVPFMAIAYVLGCIIILIMNSQYVWPAVTLICESAFTPTAAGGGFVGASVIMAARYGIARGLFSNESGLGSAPIVAAAAQTRNPVRQALVSATGTFWDTVVVCLMTGLVVVSSIIKNPTAAEGLKGGDLTTMAFNEIPVVGSIVLTFGLLTFVFSTILGWSYYGERAVEYLLGKKGILPYRLLWVLAVFLGSIVTLQFVWDLADAMNAMMAIPNLIALLLLSGVIVSETKKYLWEDCLDEISKEPIPVIENK from the coding sequence ATGGAGGCCTTGCATAACTTTATCATCTGGTTGAACGGCTACCTCTGGGGACCACCGATTCTTGTTTTGCTGTTTGGTACGCACTTATTCCTCACCTTCCGTACTCGTTTCATACAGAGGTATATTTTCAAAGGGATTAAACTTTCTCTCACGAAGGACCCAGATGCTGCTGGAGATGTCAGCCAATTCGGGGCCCTGACGACTGCTCTGGCGGCAACCATCGGTACCGGTAATATCGTCGGCGTAGCAACGGCAGTTGCCCTGGGTGGCCCCGGCGCTGTGCTTTGGTGCTGGCTGACTGGGGTATTCGGTATTGCCACCAAATATGGCGAGGCCTTACTTGCTGTAAAATATCGGGTCAAAACATCGGATGGCACTATGCTCGGCGGTCCTATGTATGCCCTAGAAAGAGGCCTGGGCATGAAATGGCTCGCGGTTCTGTTCAGCATCTTTACATCCATTGCTGCCTTTGGTATTGGTAATATGACTCAAGCTAATTCTATCTCCGGTATGCTGGATAACCAATTCCAGATCAATCCCATTATTACGGGCATTTTCTTAGCTTCCCTGACAGGAATTGTCATCATTGGCGGGGTAAAATCCATCGCTCGCGTCTGTGAAAAGTTCGTCCCCTTTATGGCGATTGCCTACGTCCTAGGTTGTATCATCATTCTGATTATGAATTCCCAATACGTATGGCCTGCCGTTACTTTGATTTGTGAATCCGCCTTTACTCCGACCGCTGCCGGCGGCGGCTTCGTCGGTGCCAGTGTCATCATGGCCGCTCGTTATGGTATCGCCCGCGGTCTTTTCTCTAATGAATCCGGTTTAGGTTCCGCTCCCATCGTGGCCGCAGCTGCTCAAACGAGAAACCCAGTTCGTCAAGCTCTCGTCTCGGCTACGGGAACCTTTTGGGATACCGTTGTCGTGTGCTTAATGACCGGTCTGGTTGTCGTCAGCAGTATCATCAAAAATCCAACCGCTGCAGAAGGGTTAAAGGGTGGCGATTTAACAACGATGGCCTTTAATGAGATTCCTGTCGTTGGTTCAATCGTTTTAACCTTTGGACTCTTAACCTTCGTATTTTCGACAATCCTCGGTTGGTCTTATTATGGTGAACGAGCCGTTGAATACCTCTTGGGCAAAAAGGGTATTCTTCCTTATCGCCTTCTCTGGGTACTAGCCGTCTTCCTGGGCTCGATTGTCACCCTCCAATTCGTCTGGGATCTTGCTGATGCCATGAACGCAATGATGGCCATTCCAAACCTTATAGCCCTCTTGCTTTTAAGCGGTGTGATTGTATCAGAGACGAAGAAGTATCTCTGGGAAGATTGTTTGGATGAAATCTCAAAGGAGCCTATCCCTGTCATCGAGAATAAATAA
- a CDS encoding pyridoxal-phosphate-dependent aminotransferase family protein, which yields MPNQEMLLIPGPTPVVDEIYEALAQETYAHTDPRLVKRFKNSLDMLKRLFNTKGEAFIVAGSGTLSMEMAIVNTVAPGEKLLVISHGFFGDRFIPVAQAHGIQVEVLQPEWGQHIEISAVEEKLAQGGYKAVTVTHVDTSTGVISNLEKLVPAVKKHGVLFILDGVCASAAVEEDMSKEYGHPDYTIDLVLTGSQKAIGVPPGLAIVAFGPKALKAREAMDKVAAYYMDILRWLPTMQDPGKYYATHPVNMIYALEKGMEIVMAEGLEARYKRHASLGRAVRAGLAEYGMKALAAEEVAAPTLSCILYPEGVNDAEFRSKLAAKGMVIAGSLAALAGKAFRIGHMGNVTEEMFVKAMELVGETLTEMGFKADTAKAVETFKTVYRLGLAE from the coding sequence ATGCCAAATCAAGAAATGCTTCTCATACCCGGACCGACACCGGTTGTGGATGAAATATATGAAGCATTAGCCCAAGAGACCTATGCCCACACTGATCCACGGTTGGTCAAACGATTCAAGAACAGTCTGGATATGCTCAAACGTCTTTTTAATACAAAGGGCGAGGCATTTATTGTGGCAGGTTCCGGAACTCTATCCATGGAGATGGCCATTGTTAATACGGTGGCACCGGGAGAGAAACTACTGGTAATTAGTCATGGTTTTTTTGGCGATCGCTTTATCCCCGTTGCCCAGGCCCATGGCATTCAGGTGGAAGTATTACAACCAGAATGGGGACAACACATCGAGATTTCTGCCGTAGAGGAAAAGCTTGCTCAAGGTGGTTATAAAGCAGTCACTGTAACTCATGTGGACACCTCTACCGGAGTTATCTCTAATCTGGAAAAGCTGGTCCCCGCAGTGAAAAAGCACGGCGTTCTTTTTATCCTAGACGGAGTATGTGCATCAGCTGCCGTTGAAGAGGATATGAGTAAGGAATATGGACATCCTGATTACACTATCGACTTGGTCTTGACAGGATCCCAAAAAGCCATTGGCGTTCCGCCGGGATTAGCGATAGTCGCCTTTGGACCTAAGGCCTTAAAAGCCAGGGAAGCAATGGACAAAGTGGCTGCATACTACATGGATATCCTCCGTTGGTTGCCGACGATGCAGGATCCGGGAAAATACTATGCTACTCACCCCGTCAACATGATTTATGCCTTAGAAAAAGGGATGGAAATAGTGATGGCTGAAGGTCTGGAAGCTCGGTACAAGCGCCATGCTTCTTTAGGAAGAGCGGTCCGGGCAGGGCTTGCCGAGTATGGCATGAAGGCTCTGGCTGCAGAAGAAGTTGCTGCTCCGACCTTAAGCTGCATACTTTATCCTGAAGGGGTCAATGACGCAGAATTCCGTTCCAAACTGGCGGCAAAAGGGATGGTCATTGCCGGCTCTCTAGCAGCTTTAGCCGGAAAGGCTTTCCGGATCGGCCATATGGGCAATGTGACCGAAGAAATGTTCGTGAAGGCCATGGAGCTTGTGGGTGAAACCCTTACCGAAATGGGCTTCAAGGCAGATACAGCGAAAGCGGTTGAGACATTTAAGACAGTCTATAGATTGGGCTTGGCTGAGTAA
- the gdhA gene encoding NADP-specific glutamate dehydrogenase yields the protein MSYVQEVLNQAIKRNPGEVEFHQALKEVLESLEPVFEKRPDLQEAGILERIVEPERQILFRVPWLDDQGKIQVNRGFRVEFNSAIGPYKGGLRFHPSVYLGIIKFLGFEQIFKNSLTGLPIGGGKGGSDFDPKGKSEGEIMRFCQSFMTELYRYLGADTDVPAGDIGVGGREVGYMFGQYKRITNKYEGVLTGKGLTFGGSLARTEATGYGLVYLMEEALKAVHKTFAGTTVVVSGSGNVAIYAVQKLNQLGAKVIAMSDSNGYIYDRDGIHLDTVRQLKEVDRKRIKDYVSHHPSAEYHEGCAGIWSIPCDVALPCATQNELDGQAAQLLIKNGCYAVGEGANMPSTPEAVDAFHENKVIFAPGKASNAGGVAVSALEMSQNSMRYSWTFEEVDAKLKGIMVNIYHTASKAAAEYGFEGNLVAGANIAGFLKVAEAMKAQGAV from the coding sequence ATGTCCTACGTACAAGAAGTTCTCAATCAAGCCATTAAACGCAACCCCGGTGAAGTTGAATTTCACCAAGCTCTTAAAGAGGTTCTAGAATCCCTCGAACCCGTTTTTGAAAAGCGCCCTGATCTTCAAGAAGCAGGCATTTTAGAACGGATCGTTGAGCCTGAGCGTCAAATTTTATTCCGAGTTCCTTGGTTAGATGACCAAGGCAAGATTCAAGTAAATCGTGGTTTCCGTGTTGAGTTTAACAGTGCTATCGGCCCTTACAAGGGTGGACTCCGCTTTCATCCCTCAGTTTACCTAGGCATCATCAAATTCTTAGGTTTTGAGCAAATCTTTAAAAACTCCCTAACTGGTTTACCTATTGGCGGAGGTAAAGGAGGTAGTGATTTCGATCCGAAGGGGAAATCCGAAGGAGAAATCATGAGATTCTGCCAAAGTTTCATGACTGAGCTTTATCGTTATCTCGGCGCAGATACTGACGTACCTGCCGGGGATATCGGTGTCGGCGGCCGCGAAGTAGGTTATATGTTCGGACAATATAAACGGATTACCAATAAATACGAAGGTGTTCTCACCGGCAAAGGGCTAACCTTTGGCGGCAGCTTAGCCCGCACAGAAGCAACAGGCTATGGCTTAGTCTATTTAATGGAAGAGGCCCTCAAAGCCGTCCATAAAACCTTTGCCGGTACCACCGTGGTTGTCTCCGGTTCGGGTAATGTTGCCATCTACGCCGTGCAAAAGCTCAACCAGCTCGGGGCTAAGGTCATCGCCATGAGTGATTCCAACGGCTATATTTATGATCGAGACGGTATCCATCTTGATACGGTTCGCCAGTTGAAAGAAGTAGACCGGAAGCGAATTAAAGACTATGTATCCCATCATCCTTCGGCAGAATACCATGAGGGTTGTGCCGGCATCTGGTCTATTCCTTGTGATGTGGCTCTACCTTGTGCCACCCAGAATGAATTGGATGGACAAGCTGCCCAGCTTCTGATTAAAAATGGTTGCTATGCCGTGGGCGAGGGGGCTAATATGCCTTCAACTCCGGAAGCGGTTGATGCTTTTCATGAAAACAAAGTTATCTTTGCGCCGGGTAAAGCATCCAATGCCGGTGGGGTCGCTGTGTCCGCTCTGGAAATGTCCCAAAACAGCATGAGATATTCTTGGACCTTTGAAGAAGTGGATGCCAAATTGAAAGGCATTATGGTCAACATTTACCATACTGCCAGCAAAGCGGCTGCCGAATATGGCTTTGAAGGTAACTTAGTGGCCGGAGCCAATATCGCAGGCTTTTTGAAGGTCGCCGAAGCAATGAAGGCTCAAGGGGCTGTATAA
- a CDS encoding glutamine--tRNA ligase/YqeY domain fusion protein, giving the protein MDNENKSSNFLRHIILEDLRSGKVDHIYTRFPPEPNGYLHIGHAKSICLNFGLGDEFKGKTNLRFDDTNPVKEDTEYVESIKEDVKWLGFEWDNLFFASDYFEEMHKRAVLLIKKGKAYVCDLTAEEMRKSRGTLTEAGQESPYRNRSVEENLDLFARMRQGEFKDGEKILRAKIDMSSPNINLRDPALYRIAHASHHNTGDTWCIYPMYDFAHPLEDAIEGITHSICTLEFEDHRPLYDWVVRECEMENTPHQYEFARLNMTNTVMSKRKLKQLVDEKVVDGWDDPRMPTISGLRRRGYTPEAIRAFAQAIGVARSESLVDSKMLEHFIREDLKLRVPRPMAVIRPLKIVITNYPEGQVEMLDADNNKENPEMGKRQIPFSREIFIEQDDFMETPPPKYHRLYPGNEVRLIDAYFIKCEEVIKDEVGTIVEIHCTYDPETKSGTGFTGRKVKGTIHWVEATQAVPAEFRLYDALILDDREEEEGKTFLDYLNPNSLEILQGFVEPHMRAARPQDKFQFPRHGYFNVDPKYTTPEKLVFNLIVSLKSSFVIK; this is encoded by the coding sequence ATGGACAACGAAAACAAATCTTCCAATTTTCTACGTCATATAATTCTTGAGGATCTGCGGTCAGGAAAAGTAGATCATATCTATACACGGTTCCCCCCCGAACCTAATGGGTATTTACATATTGGACATGCAAAATCCATCTGTTTAAATTTTGGCTTGGGTGACGAATTTAAAGGGAAAACAAACTTGCGTTTTGATGATACTAACCCGGTCAAGGAAGATACGGAATACGTCGAGTCAATTAAAGAAGATGTAAAGTGGCTGGGATTTGAATGGGATAATCTTTTCTTCGCCTCTGATTATTTTGAGGAGATGCATAAAAGGGCAGTGCTCTTGATTAAGAAGGGTAAGGCTTATGTTTGCGATTTAACAGCTGAAGAGATGCGTAAAAGCCGTGGTACCCTGACGGAAGCTGGTCAAGAAAGTCCTTATCGGAACCGAAGCGTGGAAGAGAACCTCGACCTATTTGCAAGAATGAGGCAAGGAGAATTTAAGGACGGAGAAAAGATTCTGCGGGCGAAAATTGATATGTCCTCACCGAATATCAACCTGCGTGATCCGGCGTTGTATCGGATTGCCCATGCAAGCCATCATAATACAGGGGATACCTGGTGTATTTATCCCATGTACGATTTTGCCCATCCTTTGGAAGACGCTATCGAAGGAATAACTCATTCCATTTGCACCTTAGAGTTTGAGGATCATCGTCCTCTCTATGACTGGGTGGTAAGGGAATGTGAGATGGAAAATACCCCGCATCAATATGAATTTGCCCGCTTGAATATGACCAATACAGTTATGAGCAAGCGTAAACTAAAACAGCTGGTGGATGAGAAAGTTGTGGATGGGTGGGATGATCCTAGGATGCCGACCATCTCAGGATTGCGACGTCGGGGCTATACCCCAGAGGCCATTCGTGCCTTTGCTCAAGCCATCGGTGTGGCCAGATCAGAAAGTTTAGTTGATTCAAAAATGTTGGAGCACTTTATTCGTGAGGACCTGAAGCTCAGAGTACCTCGACCCATGGCGGTGATCAGACCCTTGAAAATCGTCATCACCAATTACCCAGAGGGTCAAGTGGAGATGCTGGATGCCGATAATAATAAAGAGAATCCAGAGATGGGCAAACGCCAGATTCCTTTCTCTCGCGAAATCTTCATAGAACAAGATGATTTTATGGAAACACCTCCGCCAAAATACCATCGACTTTATCCGGGTAACGAGGTGCGCTTAATTGATGCTTACTTCATTAAGTGTGAAGAGGTCATTAAGGATGAAGTGGGTACTATTGTAGAGATTCATTGTACTTATGATCCGGAAACTAAAAGTGGCACCGGATTCACCGGGCGTAAGGTAAAGGGAACTATTCATTGGGTAGAAGCTACTCAGGCAGTTCCTGCTGAGTTTCGCCTTTATGATGCGTTAATCCTTGATGATAGGGAAGAAGAGGAAGGGAAAACCTTCTTGGATTATCTCAACCCCAACTCTTTGGAAATCTTACAAGGATTTGTCGAACCCCATATGAGAGCGGCAAGACCACAGGATAAGTTCCAATTCCCCCGTCATGGTTACTTTAACGTTGATCCAAAATATACGACTCCTGAAAAGTTAGTGTTTAACCTAATTGTTTCTCTGAAGAGCTCCTTTGTCATCAAATAA
- the rnk gene encoding nucleoside diphosphate kinase regulator, with the protein MRRKISITAVDQERLLKLINKEREFGSAKNQDYLKNLEQELNNADVVSSAEIPRDAITMNTQVMLKDMESGEETTYTLVYPEDADLLEDKISVLAPVGTAILGYRQGDTIDWKVPDGVVRLKVEKIVYQPEAAGDYDL; encoded by the coding sequence ATGAGAAGGAAAATTAGTATCACAGCCGTTGATCAGGAGCGTCTCTTAAAACTTATCAATAAGGAGAGAGAGTTTGGCAGCGCTAAAAACCAGGATTACCTAAAAAATCTTGAGCAGGAATTGAATAATGCGGATGTGGTATCCTCTGCAGAAATTCCTCGTGATGCCATTACTATGAATACCCAAGTAATGCTTAAGGATATGGAGTCAGGAGAAGAAACTACATATACCTTGGTTTATCCTGAGGATGCTGATTTATTGGAGGATAAGATTTCCGTCCTTGCCCCTGTAGGGACAGCTATACTTGGTTATCGTCAAGGGGATACCATTGACTGGAAAGTCCCTGATGGCGTGGTTCGCCTCAAAGTCGAAAAGATTGTTTATCAACCTGAGGCTGCCGGAGACTATGATTTATAG
- the sleB gene encoding spore cortex-lytic enzyme yields MIAKKRVWLGVITLSIALILAGVAYGALGDRTLSQGSRGPEVTELQKRLASLGYVVGKVDGIYGTKTKAAVTRFQRERGLKVDGMAGAQTIKELKLMTGNSTNASGKSVGPKNVDVQLLARCVSAEARGEPYVGQVAVAAVLLNRLEDPAFPNTIADIIYQPLAFSSVADGQINMAPTSSAVKAAQEAVSGVDPTGGAIYFFNPAKTKNKFIWSRPQIMQIGNHMFTR; encoded by the coding sequence ATGATCGCAAAAAAGAGAGTGTGGTTAGGGGTAATCACTTTAAGCATTGCCCTAATCCTTGCCGGCGTGGCCTATGGAGCCCTAGGTGATCGTACCCTAAGTCAGGGGTCGAGAGGTCCTGAAGTGACCGAGCTTCAAAAACGCTTGGCTTCCTTAGGGTATGTCGTCGGAAAGGTCGATGGTATCTATGGTACTAAAACCAAGGCTGCAGTCACTCGTTTCCAAAGGGAGCGTGGCTTAAAAGTGGATGGTATGGCCGGTGCTCAGACCATCAAGGAGCTCAAGTTAATGACCGGGAATAGTACCAATGCCTCCGGGAAATCCGTCGGGCCAAAAAATGTAGATGTCCAATTATTGGCCCGTTGTGTCAGTGCGGAGGCTAGAGGGGAGCCCTATGTAGGGCAGGTAGCGGTAGCCGCCGTTCTGCTCAATCGTTTGGAAGACCCGGCCTTTCCGAATACGATTGCGGATATCATTTATCAGCCCCTGGCCTTTTCGAGTGTCGCCGATGGTCAGATTAACATGGCACCCACTTCTTCAGCTGTGAAAGCAGCCCAGGAAGCGGTATCTGGGGTGGATCCCACTGGAGGGGCTATTTACTTCTTTAATCCCGCAAAGACCAAAAACAAATTCATTTGGTCGAGACCACAAATAATGCAAATCGGAAATCATATGTTTACTCGTTAG